One Maniola hyperantus chromosome 17, iAphHyp1.2, whole genome shotgun sequence DNA window includes the following coding sequences:
- the LOC117990227 gene encoding uncharacterized protein — MWKRPIVLNNKMGQSIGFIIGLGIPVDLKEASVTVGTVIKFQYDLPTNSSEYTSRIYGFANTVSRDMDGDVSNSEEEHKGNEIDANISRDFNIVHNSTLDNRFENDNDTIVDLTFDDRRKRSLIYSEGGLINDSEETDVKTEIPLQEAIRRQELLDKKHQDETPEPQRMNRWDFYKIIEHMIQRYGYSGRPCLLRTICEAAEVPFTYENGLLGEIGHILFTPSTTKDVLSHHTDNEYHAAERLGRDIGMDCETLFPECESSILDTFTGIGIDTLHKFGLY, encoded by the exons ATGTGGAAAAGACCAAtcgtattaaataataaaatggggCAGAGTATTGGA TTTATCATCGGTTTGGGTATACCAGTGGATTTGAAAGAGGCGTCTGTCACCGTTGGTACAGTAATTAAATTTCAATATGACTTACCTACCAATAGTTCTGAATACACGAGCAGGATCTACGGGTTTGCTAACACCGTTTCAAGAGATATGGATGGTGATGTATCAAATTCTGAAGAAGAACATAAAGGGAATGAAATAGATGCAAATATTTCAAGAGATTTTAATATAGTCCACAACAGTACTTTGGATAATAGATTTGAGAATGACAATGATACTATAGTggatttaacttttgatgataGAAGAAAACGATCGCTTATTTATTCTGAAGGGGGTTTAATCAATGATTCAGAAGAGACAGATGTTAAGACAGAAATTCCATTGCAAGAAGCGATAAGACGGCAAGAGTTACTGGATAAGAAACATCAAGACGAAACTCCTGAGCCTCAAAGAATGAACAGATGGGACTTCTATAAAATTATTGAACACATGATCCAAAG GTACGGTTATTCGGGGAGACCTTGCCTGCTACGAACCATCTGCGAGGCGGCCGAGGTGCCTTTCACATACGAGAACGGGTTGCTTGGAGAAATTGGCCATATATTATTCAC GCCCTCAACTACCAAAGACGTCCTCTCCCATCACACGGACAATGAGTACCATGCGGCAGAGAGACTCGGCAGGGATATAGGCATGGACTGTGAGACCCTGTTCCCTGAATGCGAGTCCTCTATCCTGGATACCTTCACTGGAATTGGAATCGACACGTTGCACAAATTTGGATTgtattga
- the LOC117990117 gene encoding uncharacterized protein, protein MNRTFEVIIVCYVCFVVFVFIDFGEANQAQKLSRPRRYLSFQNISRFFVRLNFKANMVPFTQIFAQALGFRMNWDEPPDSFRPYKHLSRRAVYNNLEILLDRNGLDGFQCIRRAICEIEEISQPQSIYFKILKIIFRNHSSATDKWHKYTLEDCQLSINGCPFSMLDVAPYTDL, encoded by the exons ATGAATAGGACGTTTGAAGTGATTATAGTTTGTtatgtttgttttgttgtttttgtttttattgactTTGGTGAGGCTAATCAAGCCCAAAAGTTGAGTAGACCGAGAAGATATTTAAGTTTCCAAAATATTTCGAGATTTTTC GTGCGGTTAAACTTCAAAGCGAACATGGTGCCGTTCACACAGATCTTCGCCCAAGCTCTGGGGTTCCGAATGAACTGGGACGAGCCTCCTGACTCCTTCCGTCCATACAAACACCTGAGCCGAAGAGCTGTTTATAACAATTTGGAGATATTGTTGGACAG aaaCGGTTTAGATGGCTTCCAATGCATTCGCCGAGCTATTTGTGAAATAGAGGAAATAAGTCAACCACAATCCATATACTTTAAAATTCTGAAAATAATATTCAG AAATCATTCATCGGCGACGGACAAATGGCATAAATACACATTGGAAGACTGTCAGTTATCAATCAACGGATGCCCTTTCTCCATGCTGGATGTGGCCCCCTACACCGATCTttag
- the LOC117990115 gene encoding uncharacterized protein encodes MHEKRYTFVLSLVLLIGYGMTGESSKSMIENFREKRQVNGLPLVYPYGGTYKLLIGFAAPVPNDDHINLLFSANYQYQYLQFQNISQLSQYYFINTVSREQRDADLESRRDERIVFYNSLADLLEMKGMNGQDCLLRAICEAAQYPVHEEALVGEILHILLTPDYGHSPFEEQDQEWQEAMSIYSDAATAGRQMFDCGYIYSGCAWGQGILDIISTLRDE; translated from the exons ATGCACGAAAAACG gtatacctTCGTGTTGTCATTGGTCTTATTGATTGGTTACGGCATGACAggagaatcatcaaaatcgatgaTAGAGAATTTTAGGGAGAAAAGACAAGTGAATGGTCTACCACTTGTTTATCCTTACGGAGGCACTTATAAG CTCCTAATCGGCTTCGCGGCTCCGGTACCCAACGACGACCACATCAACCTCCTCTTCTCAGCCAACTACCAGTACCAATACCTCCAGTTTCAAAACATATCACAACTCTCCCAGTACTACTTCATCAACACAGTGTCGAGAGAGCAGAGAGACGCCGATCTCGAATCTAGAAGAGATGAGAGGATTGTCTTTTATAACTCTCTGGCTGATTTGCTGGAAAT GAAAGGGATGAACGGTCAAGACTGTCTGCTCAGAGCTATTTGCGAAGCAGCTCAATATCCGGTACACGAGGAAGCTCTAGTTGGAGAGATCTTACATATATTGTTAAC ACCAGACTACGGCCATTCACCCTTTGAAGAGCAAGATCAGGAGTGGCAGGAAGCGATGTCAATATATTCAGACGCGGCAACTGCAGGGCGACAGATGTTCGACTGTGGCTACATATACAGCGGCTGTGCTTGGGGACAGGGCATACTAGATATTATCAGCACGCTGAGGGATGAATAA
- the LOC117989886 gene encoding uncharacterized protein produces the protein MYLKAEIIIRLILYLSLMIPVSLTELSLDELMSHRSRRQLLFPNSTLLQLNIGVGTPTPVKTINMNWALQLNFQLPWNRTQIPVDIFGANTGYVGTARKKRETDEKYTCDAKLFHFYRYVEDMLTSFGHNGTSCVLRTLCQLGSEPLHSTSDEDLLHEIAIFVLNPSNDVLEEENEDSAPYIQAYEAGRKYQDCFVIYNDCHVSLIDIFTSLH, from the exons ATGTATTTGAAGGCAGAAATTATCATACGATTAATATTGTACCTGTCTCTAATGATACCGGTTAGTTTGACTGAGTTGAGTTTAGACGAACTGATGTCACATCGCAGTCGAAGACAGTTGCTGTTTCCTAATTCGACGTTATTGCAa CTCAACATTGGCGTAGGAACACCAACACCCGTCAAAACAATCAACATGAACTGGGCGCTCCAACTGAACTTCCAACTGCCTTGGAATCGGACACAAATACCTGTGGACATATTTGGCGCCAACACTGGCTATGTTGGTACTGCGAGGAAGAAACGGGAGACTGATGAGAAGTATACGTGTGATGCAAAGCTGTTCCACTTTTATAGATACGTGGAAGATATGTTGACCAG CTTCGGACACAACGGAACGTCTTGCGTCCTCCGGACTTTGTGCCAACTTGGCTCAGAACCACTCCACTCTACAAGTGACGAAGATCTTCTACACGAAATCGCGATATTCGTACTAAA TCCATCGAATGATGTATTAGAGGAAGAGAACGAAGATTCGGCCCCTTACATCCAAGCGTATGAAGCCGGACGCAAGTATCAAGACTGTTTTGTTATATACAATGATTGCCATGTATCTCTGATTGATATATTTACTAGTTTACATTAa